In Scylla paramamosain isolate STU-SP2022 chromosome 31, ASM3559412v1, whole genome shotgun sequence, one DNA window encodes the following:
- the LOC135116489 gene encoding laminin subunit beta-1-like isoform X4: MRLLHGLCLCLLAAVLLCPEVTRAQDNEGEIQGDEGLEAGRGARRPGVRGRTKVFRTSSSSTRVIRPGVEGSGSSSVVYGSSYVPSTERRNRGRGRGRGRNRQSSSSSSSSFQTSSISSSSSSAAGRDGVVRETVTRTSYGSPGSGVRNDSYSYTNTYPASSSSSSSSGRSPPLVEESYFNRGGQTEDRQDYFRWNGRGGSGSDRGVSGASSSVSRRVKTTKTTTTTTQTRPGTTTRFTYTLPGVTGGTTIRNTTTYTYTSSSGRGGAGSRGGVSGGTQTTESRHQTIRDRYGSRGQTATGEGFGETYRKNTEEAVETEEYEEEGYSEEFARGPYISEQDRLHSLVQRGFGAAPGYGRETHPCDQSSCYPATGNLLIGRESSLAATSTCGLNRRERYCIVSHLKDRKKCFWCDSRPQWDGNPRYSHKISNIVYRFDPRTRQRSWWQSENGLEMASIQLDLEAEFHFTHLILTFRTFRPAAMLIERSFDFGKTWKVYRYFAYDCNDAFPGVKKGVPTSINDVVCESRYSAVEPSTEGEVIFRVLPPNIHIDNPYSDEVQNLLKITNLRVNFTKLHTLGDQLLDSRLGIKEKYYYAIYDMVVRGSCSCYGHASRCLPLPGVEDKPGMVHGRCECTHNTKGLNCEHCEDFYNDLPWRPAVGKESNACKRCNCNNHAAMCHFDPQVYEATGFVSGGVCDDCAHNTQGRNCEECIPYYYQDPDRELYDSEICQPCNCDSRGSVDNAICDSRSDPVAGLLAGRCHCKTNVDGLKCDRCKAGYWNFSSENPEGCQEMTEDYLSQPRSEWPRKSCTCNTLGTINNEGCNVISGECACKRFVIGRDCNQCLPQHYGLSEHPDGCQPCNCDPGGALDNNCDVLNGQCKCRPHVSGRRCDMPEEGYYVAALDYLTYEAELARGSENCQVVMRALDGREATWTGLGFMRVFEGSYLEFDIENIETSMDYDFVIRYEPQFRGNWENVMVTIERPGPLDPNGPCANTRPTDDQMVINLPDSRRHVKLFPPVCLEAGKHYKVRIDFRRSNAHTDSPSASVLIDSIVLVPRVDSISFYSGSLINDNRRQEYERYRCSETFYEGQSLASVPEVCKEHHLDSIGFLVYGQAYSCQCDGTGSKSSICSSLGGQCECKTNVVGRRCDHCAPGTYGFGPEGCKVCDCSPVGALDNFCNQQTGQCKCRPNTYGRQCNECQPGFWNFPNCQRCQCNGHADTCDSYTGVCRECRDNTSGTNCDVCVEGFYGDPRLEVGIACRPCPCPGTADSGHSFADRCTLDPRTKDVVCECAEGYAGSRCDVCADNYFGDPEVPGGQCQSCDCNNNIDISRPGNCDERTGECQRCLFNTFGFHCERCQPGYYGDALNQECRECVCNLLGTNQTIGACDHETGQCPCLPNVLGLECDHCATSHWKIASGNGCEACACDPIGSYSDQCNEHEVWQSRSAFDGQCQCRPGFGGRQCNQCETNYYGDPRIECLSCNCNREGSETLQCNHETGRCECREGIGGDKCDECARGYTGQAPYCQPCGECFDNWDIILTELKERTQGLIAAAGEIKQTGATGAYSHEFESMEEKIEDVRDILLSANLTSQSLASLKELIAELSANLTAASLNLEELEQGIDNTTQRKALATNALADLRVQAEELRDEAGDMKAKATKLQERNVEGALNLTRHAGERSLAAQDKVGLTEVIISESERNRRRTETLLLHVGDSFNRTQAENEAKLADLSGLLDGVEDGIPDLNEHVCDHRGDPCDALCGGAGCDKCGGLSCNEGLVNIVDLALTFAEDAETELKKKEASADEHLRGVSGAKRQSDVAFDLAKMAFDLTLQGLNVSSTYKAEINKLLEEIEEYFSTPGSSPNEIKQLAEQVLALDISLRPEQITVLAERITLTIESLTDIDTIIDATRNDLALAQRLKERADQAKERAEGALGVAERVVEALKEAGTAQSGAETAIMDASDDIGATQNHLTQITSETSVAQERANNSLREVQLLEIRVEQVKAEYQLNQRHLEDTNNAVDQADLKAKKAANDARLLEDKYLTVVNLLSEKSTAAGDARRRAEELKNSANKLAFEAQLKLHALRDIETNFKTNEGLLLDYEKVIQAMEEDMTEYNEYILQKTEFYAVCQSGRR, translated from the exons ATGAGATTGCTGCATGGCCTCTGTCTCTGCCTGCTCGCGGCCGTGCTTCTGtgcccag AGGTGACCAGGGCGCAGGATAATGAAGGGGAGATACAAGGAGACGAGGGGCTTGAGGCAGGACGAGGGGCGCGGCGGCCAGGTGTGAGGGGCAGAACGAAGGTTTtccgcacctcctcctccagtactcGCGTCATTAGGCcag GGGTGGagggcagcggcagcagcagcgtggTGTATGGCTCCTCTTACGTCCCCTCTACGGAGCGGCGCAACAGGGGCCGCGGcagggggaggggcaggaacAGACAGtcatcgtcctcgtcctcgtcgtcctTCCAAACATCCTCCATaagctcctcgtcctcctccgcgGCGGGGCGCGACGGCGTGGTGCGCGAGACAGTGACACGGACCTCTTACGGTAGTCCCGGGTCTGGCGTGCGCAATGACTCCTACTCCTACACCAACACCtatcccgcctcctcctcctcctcctcctcctccgggcgGTCTCCCCCTCTCGTGGAAGAGTCGTACTTCAACCGTGGCGGGCAGACTGAGGACAGACAGGATTACTTCCGCTGGAATGGCAGAGGCGGCAGCGGCAGTGATCGAGGCGTGAGCGGCGCGTCGTCCTCCGTGTCTCGCCGCGTCAAGaccaccaagaccaccaccaccaccacccagacgCGGCCCGGCACCACCACTCGCTTCACCTACACGCTGCCTGGAGTCACGGGCGGCACCACCATCAGGAACACCACCACGTACACCTACACGTCCTCCTCGGGGCGTGGCGGTGCTGGCAGTCGTGGGGGTGTCAGCGGCGGCACGCAGACCACCGAGAGCCGCCACCAGACCATCAGGGACCGGTATGGGAGCCGCGGCCAGACTGCTACGGGGGAAGGCTTCGGGGAGACCTACAGGAAGAACACGGAGGAGGCAGTGGAGACggaggagtacgaggaggagggatacaGCGAGGAGTTTGCCCGCGGCCCTTACATCTCAGAGCAGGACCGCCTTCACTCTCTCGTGCAACGGGGGTTCGGGGCCGCGCCAG gataTGGCCGGGAGACGCACCCCTGTGACCAGAGCTCTTGTTATCCAGCCACTGGTAACCTGCTCATTGGGCGAGAGAGCAGCTTGGCTGCCACCTCCACCTGTGGGCTGAACAGGAGG GAGCGATACTGCATTGTGTCCCATCTAAAGGACCGCAAGAAGTGCTTCTGGTGTGACTCCCGCCCCCAGTGGGATGGCAACCCTCGCTACTCCCATAAGATCTCCAACATTGTGTACAGGTTTGACCCAAG gacAAGGCAGCGGTCATGGTGGCAGAGTGAGAATGGACTGGAGATGGCGAGTATCCAGCTGGActtggaggctgagttccactTCACTCATCTCATCCTCACCTTCCGCACCTTCCGTCCCGCTGCCATGCTCATCGAGAGGTCCTTCGACTTTGGCAAGACTTGGAAG gTGTATCGCTACTTTGCCTATGACTGCAATGACGCCTTCCcaggagtgaagaaaggagtgcCCACCTCCATTAATGACGTGGTGTGTGAGTCTCGTTACTCTGCTGTCGAGCCTTCCactgagggagag GTCATCTTCCGAGTCCTGCCGCCCAACATCCACATTGACAACCCATACAGTGATGAGGTCCAGAACTTGCTCAAGATCACCAACCTCAGAGTTAACTTCACCAAGCTGCACACCCTCGGAGACCAGCTTCTTGACAGCCGGCTGGGAATCAAG GAGAAATACTACTATGCCATCTATGATATGGTGGTGAGAGGCTCCTGCTCCTGCTACGGCCACGCCTCCCGCTGCCTCCCACTGCCCGGCGTGGAGGACAAGCCCGGCATGGTGCACGGCCGCTGCGAGTGCACACACAACACCAAGGGACTCAACTGTGAGCACTGTGAGGACTTCTACAATGACTTGCCCTGGAGACCAGCCGTCGGCAAGGAGTCCAATGCTTGCAAGA GGTGCAACTGCAACAACCACGCGGCAATGTGCCACTTTGACCCGCAAGTGTATGAGGCGACTGGCTTTGTGTCCGGTGGCGTGTGTGATGACTGTGCCCACAACACTCAGGGCAGGAACTGTGAGGAGTGCATCCCTTACTACTATCAGGACCCAGACAGGGAGCTGTATGATTCTGAGATCTGCCAGC CATGTAACTGTGATTCCCGAGGCTCAGTGGACAACGCCATCTGTGACTCCCGGTCAGACCCTGTAGCTGGGCTGCTGGCAGGTCGCTGCCACTGCAAGACCAACGTGGATGGCCTCAAGTGTGACCGCTGCAAGGCTGGCTACTGGAACTTCTCCTCAGAAAATCCTGAAGGGTGCCAGG AGATGACCGAGGATTATTTAAGTCAACCCAGATCTGAGTGGCCAAGGAAAT CCTGCACCTGCAACACTCTGGGCACCATCAACAATGAAGGCTGCAATGTCATCAGTGGTGAGTGTGCCTGCAAGCGTTTCGTGATTGGCCGTGACTGCAACCAGTGTCTGCCACAGCACTATGGCCTCTCAGAGCACCCTGACGGCTGCCAGCCCTGCAACTGTGACCCTGGCGGTGCCCTGGACAACAACTGTGATGTACTGAATGGACAGTGCAA GTGCCGCCCTCATGTGTCCGGCCGTAGGTGTGACATGCCGGAGGAGGGTTACTATGTGGCTGCTCTGGACTACCTCACTTATGAAGCTGAACTTGCCCGAGGCTCAGAG AACTGCCAGGTGGTGATGAGGGCACTGGACGGACGGGAAGCCACCTGGACGGGGCTGGGCTTCATGCGGGTGTTTGAAGGATCCTACCTCGAGTTTGACATTGAGAACATCGAGACCAGCATGGACTATGACTTTGTGATCCGCTACGAGCCACAG TTCCGAGGCAACTGGGAGAATGTGATGGTAACTATTGAGCGCCCCGGCCCTCTGGACCCCAACGGCCCCTGTGCCAACACTCGGCCCACTGACGACCAGATGGTGATCAACCTGCCCGACA GTCGCCGCCACGTGAAGCTCTTCCCACCAGTCTGCCTGGAGGCTGGCAAGCACTACAAGGTCAGGATAGACTTCAGGAGGTCCAACGCCCACACAGACTCCCCATCGGCATCTGTCCTCATTGACTCT ATTGTTCTTGTTCCCCGGGTGGACAGCATCAGCTTCTACTCTGGCTCACTGATAAACGACAACCGGCGTCAGGAGTATGAGCGCTACCGGTGCAGCGAGACCTTCTACGAGGGACAGAGCCTTGCCAGTGTGCCAGAGGTGTGCAAGGAGCACCACCTGGACAGCATTGGCTTCCTGGTGTATGGACAGGCTTAct CTTGCCAATGTGATGGCACCGGCAGCAAGAGCAGCATCTGCAGCTCCCTGGGCGGCCAGTGTGAGTGCAAGACCAACGTTGTAGGTCGCCGGTGTGACCACTGTGCTCCTGGCACCTACGGCTTTGGCCCTGAGGGCTGCAAGGTGTGCGACTGTAGCCCTGTGGGTGCCCTGGATAACTTCTGTAACCAGCAGACTG GTCAGTGTAAGTGCCGCCCCAACACATATGGCCGCCAGTGCAACGAGTGCCAGCCTGGGTTCTGGAACTTCCCGAACTGCCAGCGCTGTCAATGCAACGGCCATGCTGACACCTGCGACTCCTACACCGGCGTGTGCCGTGAGTGCCGGGACAACACCAGTGGCACCAACTGTGATGT gtgtgtggagggCTTCTATGGTGACCCCAGGCTGGAGGTGGGCATTGCCTGCCGCCCCTGCCCCTGCCCAGGAACTGCTGACTCGGGCCACAGCTTTGCAGACCGTTGCACCCTTGATCCGCGCACCAAggatgtggtgtgtgagtgtgctgaGGGATATGCTG GATCACGTTGTGATGTGTGTGCTGACAACTACTTTGGTGACCCCGAGGTGCCTGGGGGCCAATGCCAATCCTGCgactgcaacaacaacatcgacaTCTCCAGGCCTGGCAACTGTGATGAGCGGACAGGCGAGTGCCAGCGGTGCCTCTTCAACACATTTGGCTTCCACTGTGAGAGGTGCCAGCCTGGGTATTATGGAGATGCTCTCAACCAGGAGTGCCGTG agtgtgtgtgtaacttgCTGGGCACCAACCAGACCATTGGTGCCTGTGACCATGAGACTGGCCAGTGCCCATGTCTGCCCAATGTGTTGGGGCTGGAGTGTGACCACTGTGCCACGAGCCACTGGAAGATTGCCTCCGGGAATGGCTGTGAGGCGTGTGCGTGTGACCCCATTGGCTCCTACTCTGACCAGTGCAATGAG CACGAGGTGTGGCAGTCAAGATCCGCT TTTGATGGACAGTGCCAGTGCCGGCCTGGCTTTGGTGGGCGGCAGTGCAACCAGTGTGAGACAAACTATTATGGCGACCCTCGTATTGAGTGCCTGT CTTGTAATTGCAACCGTGAAGGCTCAGAAACCCTGCAGTGCAACCATGAGACTGGCCGGTGTGAGTGTCGGGAAGGAATTGGTGGAGACAAGTGTGACGAGTGTGCTCGTGGCTACACTGGCCAAGCGCCATACTGCCAGCCGTGTGGAGAGTGCTTTGACAATTGGGACATCATCCTCACTGAGCTGAAAG AGCGCACCCAGGGCCTCATAGCTGCTGCTGGGGAGATCAAGCAGACGGGAGCCACTGGAGCATACAGCCACGAGTTTGAGTCCATGGAGGAGAAGATTGAAGATGTGAGGGACATTCTCCTCTCTGCCAACCTGACCTCGCAGAGTTTGGCTTCTCTTAAGGAACTCATTGCTGAACtcag TGCAAACCTGACGGCAGCCTCACTGAACCTTGAGGAGCTGGAGCAAGGCATTGACAACACCACCCAGAGGAAAGCACTGGCCACCAATGCTCTGGCTGACCTGCGTGTCCAGGCTGAGGAACTGAGGGATGAAGCCGGGGACATGAAGGCCAAAGCAACCAAGCTTCAGGAGAGGAATGTGGAGG GTGCACTTAACTTGACCCGACATGCTGGCGAACGCTCCCTTGCCGCTCAGGACAAAGTGGGGCTCACAGAGGTCATCATCTCTGAGTCTGAGAGGAACAGGCGCCGCACAGAGACCCTCCTGTTGCATGTGGGTGACTCCTTCAACCGCACTCAGGCAGAGAACGAGGCCAAGCTGGCAGACCTGAGTGGCCTGCTGGATGGTGTGGAGGACGGCATACCAGACCTCAATGAGCACGTGTGTGACCATCGCGGCGACCCTTGTGATGCcctgtgtggtggtgctggctgtGACAAGtgtggcggactctcctgcaATGAGGGCCTGGTCAACATTGTCGACCTGGCGCTCACATTTGCCGAGGATGCTGAGACGGAACTCAAGAAGAAGGAGGCCTCGGCCGATGAACACCTGCGGGGCGTGTCAGGAGCCAAGCGGCAATCAGATGTGGCGTTTGACCTGGCCAAGATGGCATTTGACCTCACCCTCCAAGGCCTCAATGTCTCCAGCACCTACAAAGCCGAGATCAACAAACTCCTGGAGGAGATTGAGGAGTACTTCAGTACTCCCGGCTCCAGCCCCAATGAGATCAAGCAGCTGGCAGAACAG GTTCTTGCACTCGACATCTCCCTCAGGCCGGAGCAAATCACAGTCTTGGCTGAGCGAATCACTCTCACCATTGAGTCACTGACAGACATCGACACCATCATCGACGCCACGAGGAATGACCTGGCCCTTGCTCAGCGGCTCAAAG AGCGCGCAGACCAGGCCAAGGAGAGGGCAGAGGGTGCACTGGGAGTAGCGGAGCGTGTGGTGGAGGCCCTTAAGGAGGCTGGCACTGCCCAGTCAGGTGCTGAGACTGCCATCATGGATGCCAGTGATGACATTGGGGCCACTCAGAATCACCTCACACAG ATCACCAGTGAGACTAGTGTGGCACAGGAGAGAGCCAACAATTCCTTGCGAGAAGTGCAGTTGCTGGAGATACGTGTGGAGCAGGTGAAGGCGGAGTACCAGCTCAACCAGCGCCATCTGGAGGACACCAACAATGCCGTGGACCAGGCGGACCTCAAGGCCAAGAAGGCGGCCAATGACGCCAGGCTGCTGGAGGAC AAATACCTGACTGTGGTGAACTTGTTGAGTGAGAAATCCACAGCGGCTGGGGATGCCAGGAGAAGGGCTGAGGAGCTGAAGAATAGCGCAAACAAGTTGGCTTTTGAGGCTCAACTCAAGCTCCATGCTCTGAGAG ACATTGAGACAAACTTCAAGACCAACGAGGGCTTGCTACTGGACTACGAGAAAGTCATCCAGGCCATGGAGGAGGACATGACGGAATACAATGAGTACATCCTTCAGAAGACTGAGTTTTATGCTGTGTGCCAGTCAGGGAGGCGCTGA